In Azospirillaceae bacterium, a genomic segment contains:
- a CDS encoding FecR domain-containing protein, with amino-acid sequence MSVIPRQTAGAIDLIAAQWAARLDAHALTPEEQRDLDAWLVDDVRHLGALTRARALLLGGGVADALAMAPPPSRGITRRGALVAAAAGLAGVAVYGLGGRRPAAAQTFTSLVGEVRHIPLDDGSRIILNTDSAVSVDFHAGRRLVRLDRGEAFFEGAEAWAAPFVVRSAVAQVFAGGAACALRLLGTGAMTVAVVSGKAAIEGPPSALADALGRLTGRDWSLRPAPDDAVLVAPGQEVMIRHGGHGTQVSFETVAKGGLERALMWREGRLAFEGETLAQAAAEFARYSPRRLVLAGDRLAQRRISGLFQATDLAGFARAAAISFGAQYREDGGNIVLSD; translated from the coding sequence ATGAGCGTGATTCCAAGACAAACCGCCGGGGCGATTGACCTGATCGCCGCCCAGTGGGCGGCCCGGCTGGACGCGCATGCCCTGACGCCGGAAGAACAGCGCGACCTGGACGCCTGGCTGGTGGACGATGTGCGCCACCTGGGCGCCCTGACCCGGGCCCGCGCCCTGCTGCTGGGCGGCGGCGTGGCCGACGCCCTGGCCATGGCGCCACCGCCGTCGCGCGGGATCACCCGCCGGGGCGCCCTGGTGGCCGCGGCGGCGGGATTGGCGGGCGTTGCGGTCTATGGCCTGGGCGGCCGGCGCCCGGCGGCGGCGCAGACCTTCACCTCCCTGGTGGGGGAGGTGCGGCACATCCCGCTGGACGACGGGTCGCGCATCATCCTGAACACCGACTCGGCCGTCTCGGTGGATTTCCATGCCGGCCGGCGCCTGGTCCGCCTGGACCGGGGGGAGGCCTTCTTCGAGGGGGCGGAGGCTTGGGCGGCGCCCTTCGTGGTGCGCAGCGCCGTGGCCCAGGTCTTCGCCGGCGGGGCGGCCTGCGCCCTGCGCCTGCTGGGCACGGGGGCGATGACGGTGGCGGTGGTGTCGGGCAAGGCCGCCATCGAGGGGCCGCCGTCGGCGCTGGCCGACGCGCTGGGCCGCCTGACCGGCCGGGACTGGTCCCTGCGGCCGGCGCCGGATGACGCCGTGCTGGTGGCGCCGGGGCAGGAGGTGATGATCCGCCACGGCGGTCACGGCACCCAGGTCAGTTTCGAGACGGTGGCCAAGGGTGGGCTGGAACGCGCCCTGATGTGGCGGGAGGGGCGCCTGGCCTTCGAAGGCGAAACCCTGGCCCAGGCGGCGGCGGAGTTCGCGCGCTATTCCCCCCGGCGCCTGGTGCTGGCGGGTGACCGCCTGGCCCAGCGGCGCATCTCCGGCCTGTTCCAGGCGACCGACCTGGCCGGCTTCGCCCGTGCCGCCGCCATCAGCTTCGGTGCCCAATACAGGGAAGATGGTGGCAATATAGTTCTTTCTGATTGA
- a CDS encoding RNA polymerase sigma factor, translated as MQDLNDFQGSSPPAARLSDDRARWLAAHVLPHEHGLRVWLRSKSYLGFDADDVVQETYTILAARPCVADIHNPRAYAFQTAYSVILRQLRQARVVPIAAVADLSALGAEMDAPSPEEITSARQELRLIQSAIEDLPRQTRRAFVMRRVEGLPQQEIARRMRLSENTVEKHVSRGLKLLMEKFGRARAGAEPETGGVADKRSNERDSKTNRRGD; from the coding sequence GTGCAGGATCTGAACGACTTTCAGGGAAGTTCCCCGCCGGCGGCGCGGCTCAGCGACGACCGGGCGCGGTGGCTGGCGGCGCATGTGCTGCCGCATGAGCACGGCCTGCGCGTCTGGTTGCGGTCCAAGTCCTATCTGGGCTTCGATGCCGACGATGTGGTGCAGGAAACCTACACCATCCTGGCGGCCCGGCCGTGCGTGGCCGACATCCACAACCCCCGCGCCTATGCCTTCCAGACCGCCTACTCTGTCATCCTGCGCCAGTTGCGCCAGGCCCGCGTGGTGCCCATCGCCGCCGTGGCCGACCTGTCGGCGCTGGGGGCGGAAATGGACGCGCCCTCGCCGGAGGAGATCACCTCCGCCCGGCAGGAACTGCGCCTGATCCAAAGCGCCATCGAGGATTTGCCGCGCCAGACGCGGCGGGCCTTCGTCATGCGCCGGGTGGAGGGTTTGCCGCAGCAGGAAATCGCGCGGCGCATGCGATTGTCGGAAAACACGGTCGAAAAGCATGTCAGCCGGGGGCTGAAGCTGCTGATGGAAAAGTTCGGACGTGCCCGGGCGGGTGCGGAACCGGAGACGGGTGGCGTGGCGGACAAAAGGTCGAATGAGCGTGATTCCAAGACAAACCGCCGGGGCGATTGA
- a CDS encoding adenylate/guanylate cyclase domain-containing protein, giving the protein MSETTQALEQSARGCPIRRSAVRLSIATALLLGFGTLVLVAVASVLILGFSTSTRNTAALLTDKVILAMDGMTVRVRAQLDPAQYQAEFLVASIARGEIDTTDTARLGQNLRSALAASPQITAVSFVSPEGKWTVARRTGRTEAEVSTMTPPPATKVLMEEMKAAPIARWVDPVWSTEGETSYLTVRAPVRAADGTFLGAVLVGVSFVDLSGFLGELDSSQGVTAFILYDADHVLAHPALIGRTFDLADRTPPLPTLADLGDPVAAGIWQRQPPGHVVARDGMGGKLRDLDFRQATVGDVDYVYLLRDLTGYGARSWTLVMALPQREVDQEIRRVRWFGLGGVAILLVSVVLSLILGKTISRQIRGLSRAATSLRDLDFHAVPYLPDSRLSELSDAAAAFNTMLTGLRWFESYVPKALVLRLIRRGDHAGSILSEERDVTVMFTDIKGFSTLAQNMTPAQTASLLNEHFTLLSACIEAEGGTVDKFIGDAVMAFWGAPDDQADHAARALRAAAAISRCIRHTHDEAMAQGRPAICLRVGIHSGPVVVGNIGTASRINYTIVGDTVNAAARLEALGADLAAEAAPCIVLASADTVDAAGDCGVAMTDVGEYSLRGRTGQVRVWQLADGDHGPSDPVGPVGITIGEAGAPSVTEDCPKLS; this is encoded by the coding sequence ATGAGTGAAACGACACAGGCCCTGGAGCAGTCGGCAAGGGGATGCCCCATCCGTCGCTCCGCCGTGCGCCTGTCCATCGCCACCGCGCTGCTGCTGGGGTTCGGCACGCTGGTTCTGGTGGCGGTGGCCAGCGTCCTGATCCTGGGCTTCAGCACATCCACCCGCAACACGGCGGCGCTGCTGACGGACAAGGTCATCCTGGCCATGGACGGTATGACGGTGCGCGTGCGCGCCCAGCTGGATCCGGCCCAGTACCAGGCGGAATTCCTGGTGGCCTCCATCGCGCGGGGGGAGATCGACACCACCGACACCGCGCGCCTGGGCCAGAATCTGCGCTCCGCCCTGGCGGCCTCGCCCCAGATCACGGCGGTCAGCTTCGTCTCGCCGGAGGGCAAGTGGACCGTGGCCCGCCGTACCGGGCGGACGGAGGCGGAGGTGTCGACCATGACGCCGCCCCCCGCCACCAAGGTGCTGATGGAGGAGATGAAGGCCGCGCCCATCGCCCGCTGGGTCGATCCCGTCTGGTCCACGGAAGGGGAGACCAGCTATCTGACGGTGCGGGCGCCGGTGCGCGCGGCCGACGGCACTTTCCTGGGTGCCGTGCTGGTGGGCGTCAGCTTCGTCGACTTGTCAGGCTTCCTGGGTGAGCTGGACAGCAGCCAGGGCGTAACCGCCTTCATCCTGTATGACGCCGACCATGTGCTGGCCCACCCGGCCCTGATCGGCCGCACCTTCGACCTGGCCGATCGCACCCCGCCGCTGCCCACCCTGGCCGACCTGGGCGATCCCGTGGCCGCCGGCATCTGGCAGCGCCAGCCGCCGGGCCATGTGGTGGCCCGCGACGGCATGGGCGGCAAGCTGCGTGACCTGGATTTCCGCCAGGCCACCGTGGGCGACGTCGATTACGTCTATCTGCTGCGCGACCTGACGGGGTACGGCGCCCGCAGCTGGACCCTGGTCATGGCCCTGCCGCAGCGTGAGGTGGACCAGGAAATCCGCCGGGTGCGCTGGTTCGGCCTGGGTGGTGTCGCCATCCTGCTGGTGTCCGTGGTCCTCAGCCTCATCCTGGGCAAGACCATCAGCCGGCAGATCCGGGGCCTGTCGCGGGCAGCGACCTCGCTACGCGACCTGGACTTCCACGCCGTGCCCTATTTGCCGGATAGCCGCCTCAGCGAATTGTCGGACGCGGCGGCGGCCTTCAACACCATGCTGACCGGCCTGCGCTGGTTTGAATCCTACGTGCCCAAGGCGCTGGTCCTGCGCCTGATCCGCCGGGGCGACCATGCCGGCTCCATCCTGTCGGAGGAACGCGACGTCACCGTCATGTTCACCGACATCAAGGGCTTCAGTACCCTGGCGCAGAACATGACGCCGGCCCAGACCGCCTCCCTGCTCAATGAGCATTTCACCCTGCTGTCCGCCTGCATCGAGGCGGAGGGCGGCACGGTGGACAAGTTCATCGGCGACGCCGTTATGGCCTTCTGGGGCGCGCCTGACGACCAGGCCGACCACGCCGCCCGCGCGCTGCGCGCCGCCGCCGCCATCAGCCGCTGCATCCGTCACACCCATGACGAGGCGATGGCCCAGGGCCGGCCCGCCATCTGCCTGCGGGTGGGCATCCATTCCGGCCCGGTGGTGGTGGGCAACATCGGCACCGCCAGCCGCATCAACTACACCATCGTCGGCGACACGGTGAACGCCGCCGCCCGGCTGGAGGCGCTGGGCGCCGACCTGGCCGCCGAGGCCGCCCCCTGCATCGTCCTGGCCAGCGCCGACACGGTGGATGCCGCCGGCGACTGCGGCGTCGCCATGACCGATGTCGGCGAATACAGCCTGCGCGGCCGTACCGGCCAGGTGCGGGTCTGGCAATTGGCCGATGGCGACCACGGCCCCTCCGATCCCGTTGGCCCCGTGGGCATCACCATCGGTGAAGCCGGGGCGCCCAGCGTGACCGAGGACTGCCCGAAGCTGTCGTGA
- a CDS encoding thermonuclease family protein has protein sequence MHARRLAFTLLAVALCALPCGAGARTHRTRTAHAKSFRGLTPAGNGVVMAVLSGDTLTLRDGRVVRLAGILAPRRAQTGRQADGEGTHAAWPLAPESRAALEALVLNRTVGLMLGGTDHDRYGRVLAHLVIRDGQGRRPLWVQDALLRQGWAELAPHPDAPKGLAPLRRAETYARDHGLGLWADPFYAVRDPDTAAQSEGRYAVVSGRVLDAADARDRVYLNFGANRRTDFTVEIDRRDMAAFRARQLSPLDLKGRMVEVRGWVEEHNGPMIRVTNPDQIVTTDGRWPHRRPTRKGKDAAPDSTPRAEGTPPATEP, from the coding sequence ATGCACGCCAGACGACTCGCCTTCACGCTGCTGGCCGTGGCGCTGTGCGCCCTGCCGTGCGGTGCCGGGGCGCGGACGCACCGGACCAGGACCGCCCATGCCAAATCCTTCCGGGGCCTGACGCCCGCCGGCAACGGCGTGGTGATGGCGGTACTGAGCGGCGACACCCTGACTCTGCGCGACGGCCGCGTGGTACGGCTGGCCGGCATCCTGGCGCCACGCCGGGCGCAGACCGGCCGCCAGGCGGATGGCGAAGGCACCCACGCGGCTTGGCCGCTGGCACCGGAATCGCGCGCGGCGCTGGAGGCGCTGGTGCTGAACCGCACGGTCGGCCTGATGCTGGGCGGCACCGACCACGACCGTTACGGCCGCGTCCTGGCCCACCTGGTCATCCGGGATGGACAGGGCCGCCGCCCGCTGTGGGTGCAGGACGCCCTGCTGCGCCAGGGCTGGGCGGAACTGGCCCCCCATCCCGACGCGCCCAAGGGCCTGGCACCGCTGCGCCGGGCCGAAACCTATGCCCGCGATCATGGCCTTGGCCTGTGGGCCGATCCGTTCTACGCCGTGCGCGATCCCGACACAGCGGCTCAGAGCGAGGGGCGCTACGCGGTGGTCAGCGGCCGGGTGCTGGACGCCGCCGACGCCCGCGACCGCGTCTATCTGAACTTCGGCGCCAACCGGCGCACCGACTTCACGGTGGAGATCGACCGCCGCGACATGGCCGCCTTCCGCGCCCGCCAGTTGAGCCCGCTGGACCTGAAAGGCCGCATGGTGGAGGTGCGCGGCTGGGTGGAGGAGCACAACGGCCCCATGATCCGCGTCACCAACCCCGACCAGATCGTCACCACCGACGGCCGCTGGCCCCACCGCCGCCCGACGCGCAAGGGGAAGGACGCCGCACCGGACAGCACGCCGAGGGCGGAGGGCACGCCTCCGGCCACAGAGCCCTGA
- a CDS encoding group III truncated hemoglobin, with protein MSQFPAACPTVFPTVTEDAIAALVAAFYDRARADALLGPVFLAVVGTAEEAWVRHRARISDFWSSVLLSTGRYEGRPMVVHAGLPEIGPDHFRRWLTLFGETAREMFAAEAADRIVAAATRIGRSLQMGLAVARGEGAGAYL; from the coding sequence ATGTCACAATTTCCCGCCGCTTGCCCCACCGTTTTCCCCACGGTGACGGAGGATGCCATCGCCGCCCTGGTCGCGGCCTTTTACGATCGCGCCCGGGCCGATGCCCTGCTGGGCCCCGTCTTCCTCGCGGTCGTGGGCACGGCGGAGGAGGCCTGGGTCCGCCATCGCGCCCGCATCAGCGACTTCTGGTCTTCGGTCCTGTTGAGCACCGGGCGTTATGAAGGCCGGCCCATGGTGGTGCATGCCGGCCTGCCGGAGATCGGCCCCGACCATTTCCGCCGCTGGCTGACCTTGTTCGGCGAGACGGCCCGGGAAATGTTCGCGGCGGAGGCCGCGGACCGCATCGTGGCGGCCGCTACCCGCATCGGCCGCAGCCTGCAGATGGGCCTGGCGGTGGCGCGGGGCGAGGGTGCTGGGGCTTATCTTTAA
- the pip gene encoding prolyl aminopeptidase, with translation MARGDLFPPLEPYRTGTLAVSGLHTIYWEEAGNPAGAPVVFLHGGPGAGASPTHRRFFDPAHYRIIILDQRGAGRSTPLGEIRENDIPQLVSDLEQLRSLLEIDRWLVFGGSWGSTLALAYAQAHPERTKGLVLRGIFLMRQQEIDWFLYEMRTLFPEAWGTFANHIPVNERGDLLEAYYRRLTSADPQTRMAAARIWSVYEGACSTLLPSPELVSASGEDNHALGLARMEAHYFRNNKLTPEGALLDNVDRIRHIPAIIVQGRYDVVCPIRTADELHRAWPEADYIIVPDAGHSAMEPGIRSALVQATERFKTL, from the coding sequence ATGGCGCGCGGCGATCTTTTTCCACCCCTGGAACCCTATCGGACCGGCACGCTGGCCGTCAGCGGCCTGCACACGATCTATTGGGAAGAAGCCGGCAATCCGGCGGGCGCGCCAGTCGTATTCCTGCATGGCGGCCCGGGTGCCGGCGCCTCGCCCACCCATCGCCGCTTCTTCGACCCCGCCCATTACCGCATCATCATCCTGGACCAGCGCGGCGCCGGCCGCTCCACCCCCCTGGGTGAAATCCGCGAAAACGACATCCCGCAGCTTGTTTCGGATCTGGAACAACTGCGGTCGCTGCTGGAAATCGACCGCTGGCTGGTGTTCGGCGGCTCCTGGGGCTCCACCCTGGCGCTGGCTTACGCCCAGGCCCATCCGGAACGGACCAAGGGCCTGGTGCTGCGCGGCATCTTCCTGATGCGCCAGCAGGAGATCGACTGGTTCCTGTATGAGATGCGCACCCTGTTCCCGGAGGCGTGGGGCACCTTCGCCAACCACATACCGGTGAACGAACGCGGCGATCTGCTGGAGGCGTACTACCGCCGCCTGACCTCCGCCGACCCGCAGACCCGCATGGCCGCCGCCCGGATCTGGAGCGTGTATGAGGGCGCCTGCTCCACCCTGCTGCCCAGCCCGGAACTGGTCTCCGCCTCCGGCGAGGACAACCACGCCCTGGGCCTGGCGCGGATGGAGGCGCACTACTTCCGCAACAACAAACTGACGCCGGAAGGCGCCCTGCTGGACAATGTGGACCGCATCCGCCACATCCCGGCGATCATCGTGCAGGGCCGCTACGACGTGGTCTGCCCCATCCGCACGGCGGATGAATTGCACCGCGCCTGGCCCGAGGCCGACTACATCATCGTGCCGGACGCCGGCCACAGCGCCATGGAACCGGGCATCCGCTCCGCCCTGGTGCAGGCGACGGAGCGGTTCAAGACTTTATAA
- a CDS encoding IS110 family transposase — protein MAQNDSIIALDVSKDRLDGFDDETGDVFQIENSPAGYVALRQRCRKRTVQIVMEASGGYERPVAQTMVKAEIPVRIVDPRKVRYYAKASGRWAKNDRLDARMIAAYAKAIKGEDHKPDKDREALAELTTYRRQLLEDRTTITNQARRLENAELRRLAKRRLKSIALQIVLVDKRIASHIAASEVLKTKNKFLRSIPAIGPVFASTALAHMPELGALTRQQAAALAGVAPMDNQSGKRDGPRSIYGGRPAVRNVLYMAAVVASRHNPPLAAFYKKLIAAGKKPKVALTALMRKIIVLANSILRQQREYDPAHAS, from the coding sequence ATGGCGCAGAACGACTCTATCATCGCCCTGGATGTCAGCAAGGACCGTCTCGACGGCTTCGACGATGAAACCGGGGATGTCTTCCAAATTGAGAATTCCCCGGCTGGCTACGTGGCTTTGCGGCAACGCTGCCGGAAACGCACCGTGCAGATCGTCATGGAGGCCAGCGGTGGCTATGAACGGCCCGTCGCTCAGACCATGGTGAAGGCCGAGATCCCAGTTCGGATCGTCGACCCCCGCAAGGTTCGCTACTACGCCAAAGCTTCCGGTCGTTGGGCCAAGAATGATCGGCTCGACGCCCGCATGATCGCAGCCTATGCCAAGGCGATCAAAGGGGAAGACCACAAGCCGGACAAAGACCGGGAAGCGTTGGCTGAGCTGACAACATACCGCCGCCAATTGCTTGAGGATCGGACCACGATCACCAACCAGGCCAGACGGCTGGAGAACGCCGAACTGCGCCGACTGGCCAAGCGACGATTGAAATCCATCGCCCTTCAGATCGTCCTGGTCGATAAGCGCATCGCCAGCCACATCGCCGCCTCGGAGGTCTTGAAGACCAAGAACAAATTCCTCCGCTCCATCCCCGCCATAGGCCCTGTCTTCGCAAGTACCGCGCTGGCCCATATGCCCGAACTGGGCGCCCTTACACGCCAACAGGCTGCCGCCCTCGCCGGCGTCGCACCCATGGACAATCAAAGCGGAAAACGCGACGGGCCCCGGAGCATCTACGGCGGAAGACCCGCCGTCCGTAACGTTCTCTACATGGCCGCCGTCGTCGCCAGCCGCCACAACCCACCCCTGGCCGCCTTCTACAAAAAGCTCATCGCCGCCGGCAAAAAGCCCAAGGTCGCTCTCACCGCACTCATGCGGAAAATCATCGTCCTCGCAAACTCAATCCTCAGGCAACAGCGCGAATACGATCCGGCTCACGCCTCATGA
- a CDS encoding potassium/proton antiporter translates to MHHVDTIILAMGALLLLAILAGRASSRIGAPLLLVFLALGIAVDKLANFQFNDYRLASLVGSMAIAVILFDGGLRTPRSVFKMARWPALVLSTVGVVITAGITCVVARWLLGVGWAQGFLIGSIVASTDAAAVFLLLHQRGLRLRPRVSALLEVESGLNDPMAVFLTLLSIHAVQGSGFGWAQLGQFALEMGGGGIIGVAGGFALAALINRLELSAGLYPILALAGTLFIFGATQTIGASGFLAVYLAGLVMGDRRMKARQIIERFHDGLAWLSQISLFLMLGVLVSPDTLLRVALPALVVAVALILVARPLAVTLCLSFFGFAWNERLFISWVGLRGAVPIFLGLLPVLSGLRGAETYFGIAFAVVLLSLLAQGWTIGPAARLLDVEIPADPEPPSRADIDLPVDGPQQLAMLTVAAESEAAVRGLGRLVVPESVRVLAMIREGHPVAPEEVRVLYPGDAVLVLGEPAALTAMERLFGRRDHGRRASGLGDFQVKGETPLTTVAGLYGFTPPDLAEDVAIGDHLSRRLGRRASVGVRLRVGEVALIVAAMDEARVTEVGIDLTPDERPWTKLRQGVKGLRLRA, encoded by the coding sequence GTGCATCACGTCGATACCATCATCCTCGCCATGGGGGCGCTGCTGCTGCTGGCCATCCTGGCCGGCCGCGCGTCCTCGCGTATCGGCGCGCCGCTGCTGCTGGTGTTCCTGGCGCTGGGCATCGCGGTCGACAAGCTGGCCAACTTCCAGTTCAACGATTACCGCCTGGCCTCGCTGGTCGGGTCCATGGCCATCGCCGTCATCCTGTTCGACGGCGGCCTGCGCACGCCGCGCAGCGTGTTCAAGATGGCGCGCTGGCCGGCCCTGGTCCTGTCAACCGTCGGCGTGGTCATCACCGCCGGCATCACCTGCGTGGTGGCGCGCTGGCTGCTGGGCGTGGGCTGGGCGCAGGGTTTCCTGATCGGGTCCATCGTCGCGTCCACCGACGCCGCGGCCGTGTTCCTGCTGCTGCACCAGCGGGGCCTGCGCCTGCGGCCCCGCGTCTCCGCCCTGTTGGAGGTGGAGTCGGGCCTGAACGATCCCATGGCCGTGTTCCTGACCCTGCTGTCCATCCATGCCGTCCAGGGCTCGGGTTTCGGCTGGGCGCAGTTGGGCCAGTTCGCGCTGGAGATGGGCGGCGGCGGCATCATCGGCGTCGCCGGCGGCTTCGCGCTGGCCGCCCTGATCAACCGGCTTGAGCTGTCGGCCGGCCTCTACCCCATCCTGGCGCTGGCCGGCACGCTGTTCATCTTCGGCGCCACGCAGACCATTGGCGCCTCGGGCTTCCTGGCCGTCTATCTCGCCGGCCTGGTCATGGGCGATCGCCGCATGAAGGCGCGCCAGATCATCGAGCGGTTCCACGACGGCCTGGCCTGGCTCAGCCAGATTTCCCTGTTCCTGATGCTGGGCGTGCTGGTGTCGCCCGACACGCTGCTGCGGGTGGCGTTGCCGGCCCTGGTGGTGGCCGTGGCGCTGATCCTGGTGGCGCGCCCCCTGGCCGTCACCCTGTGCCTGTCCTTCTTCGGCTTCGCCTGGAACGAGCGGCTGTTCATCTCTTGGGTGGGCCTGCGCGGCGCGGTGCCCATCTTCCTGGGGTTGCTGCCTGTGCTGTCGGGCCTGCGCGGGGCGGAGACCTATTTCGGCATCGCCTTCGCCGTGGTGCTGCTGTCGCTGCTGGCCCAGGGCTGGACCATCGGCCCGGCGGCACGCCTGCTGGACGTGGAGATCCCGGCCGACCCTGAACCGCCCAGCCGGGCCGACATCGACCTGCCGGTGGACGGGCCGCAGCAGCTGGCCATGCTGACCGTGGCGGCGGAAAGCGAGGCGGCGGTACGCGGCCTGGGCCGGCTGGTGGTGCCGGAATCGGTGCGCGTGCTGGCCATGATCCGTGAGGGTCATCCCGTAGCACCGGAGGAGGTACGGGTGCTCTACCCCGGCGATGCCGTCCTGGTGCTGGGCGAGCCCGCGGCGCTGACCGCCATGGAACGCCTGTTCGGTCGCCGCGACCATGGCCGCCGGGCGTCGGGATTGGGTGATTTCCAGGTCAAGGGCGAAACGCCGCTGACCACCGTGGCCGGCCTCTATGGTTTCACCCCGCCCGATCTGGCGGAGGATGTCGCCATCGGCGACCATCTCAGCCGCCGCCTGGGCCGCCGCGCCAGCGTCGGCGTGCGCCTGCGGGTGGGCGAGGTGGCGCTGATCGTCGCCGCGATGGACGAGGCCCGGGTGACCGAGGTCGGCATCGACCTGACCCCCGACGAACGCCCCTGGACCAAGCTGCGCCAAGGCGTCAAAGGCCTGCGCCTAAGGGCTTAA
- a CDS encoding DUF488 domain-containing protein yields MPDLYTIGYEKVGQPALVEQLVKAGVRTLIDVRELPLSRRAGFSKGPLSAALRGAGIEYLHLKALGTPKEGRLAGRAGNLPLFWSVVDKALARPEAQYELGVAAATALKGPACLLCLEHDPHICHRARVASDMATGWGFQVHHLMADPAF; encoded by the coding sequence ATGCCCGACCTCTACACCATAGGGTATGAGAAGGTGGGCCAGCCGGCCCTGGTGGAACAGTTGGTGAAGGCGGGCGTGCGCACCCTGATCGATGTGCGCGAGCTGCCGCTGTCGCGCCGCGCGGGCTTTTCCAAGGGCCCCCTGTCGGCGGCCTTGCGCGGTGCGGGGATCGAGTATCTGCACCTGAAGGCGCTGGGCACGCCCAAGGAGGGACGGCTGGCGGGGCGGGCCGGCAACCTGCCGCTGTTCTGGTCGGTGGTGGACAAGGCGCTGGCCCGGCCGGAGGCGCAGTATGAATTGGGTGTGGCGGCGGCCACGGCGCTCAAGGGCCCCGCCTGCCTGCTGTGCCTGGAACATGACCCGCATATCTGCCACCGCGCCCGTGTGGCGTCCGACATGGCGACGGGATGGGGGTTCCAGGTGCATCATCTGATGGCCGACCCGGCTTTCTGA
- the rpmI gene encoding 50S ribosomal protein L35: MPKLKNHSGTKKRFKLTASGLVRAQAAGKRHGMRKRPQKMKRNARGMMTLSKQDGIIITKNFIRVP, translated from the coding sequence ATGCCCAAGCTGAAGAATCACAGCGGGACGAAGAAGCGGTTCAAGCTGACCGCCTCCGGTCTCGTTCGCGCCCAGGCCGCCGGCAAGCGCCACGGCATGCGCAAGCGTCCGCAGAAGATGAAGCGGAACGCCCGCGGTATGATGACCCTGTCCAAGCAGGACGGTATCATCATCACCAAGAATTTCATTCGGGTACCGTAA
- the rplT gene encoding 50S ribosomal protein L20: MARVKRGVTTHARHKKILKLAKGFRGRSNNCFRIAIEKVEKALRYAYRDRRAKKRNFRALWIQRINAGARIHGLTYSQFMHGLKRAAIDVDRKVLADIAAREPDAFKVLVDQAQAALKAA, from the coding sequence ATGGCTCGCGTTAAGCGGGGCGTGACCACCCACGCCCGTCACAAGAAGATCCTGAAGCTCGCCAAGGGCTTCCGCGGTCGTTCCAACAACTGCTTCCGCATCGCGATCGAGAAGGTCGAAAAGGCGCTTCGTTACGCCTACCGCGACCGTCGCGCCAAGAAGCGCAACTTCCGCGCCCTGTGGATCCAGCGCATCAACGCCGGTGCCCGCATCCACGGCCTGACCTACAGCCAGTTCATGCACGGCCTGAAGCGCGCCGCCATCGACGTTGACCGCAAGGTCCTCGCCGACATCGCCGCGCGTGAGCCGGATGCGTTTAAGGTCCTGGTCGATCAAGCCCAGGCCGCTCTCAAGGCTGCTTGA